The Streptomyces sp. RKAG293 genome includes a region encoding these proteins:
- a CDS encoding GNAT family N-acetyltransferase — translation MNDLHLRAADPSDIAAVLGFWQVAAEGASISDDEQGVARLIARDPEALLLAERDGVLLGSVISGFDGWRCHIYRLAVHPAARRQGIAAALLAATEERFVALGGRRADAMVLERNELAHRAWKAAGYGPEEPWRRWTKPLR, via the coding sequence ATGAACGACCTTCACCTCCGCGCGGCGGACCCCTCGGACATCGCGGCCGTACTCGGCTTCTGGCAGGTGGCGGCCGAGGGCGCCAGCATCAGTGACGACGAGCAGGGCGTGGCCCGGCTGATCGCCCGGGACCCGGAGGCGCTGCTCCTGGCCGAACGCGACGGTGTGCTCCTGGGGTCGGTGATCTCCGGCTTCGACGGCTGGCGGTGCCACATCTACCGGCTGGCCGTGCACCCCGCCGCCCGGCGCCAGGGGATCGCCGCGGCGCTGCTGGCGGCGACGGAGGAACGGTTCGTCGCGCTGGGCGGGCGGCGGGCGGACGCGATGGTCCTGGAGCGCAACGAGCTGGCGCACCGCGCCTGGAAGGCGGCCGGCTACGGCCCGGAGGAGCCGTGGCGGCGCTGGACCAAGCCGCTGAGGTAA
- the bioD gene encoding dethiobiotin synthase, whose product MAVLAVTGTGTEIGKTVVTAAVAAAALAQGLSVAVLKPAQTGLAEGEPGDAAEVARLAGGVTAVELARYPEPLAPATAARRAGLHPVRPTEIAEAAAKLSAVHDVVLIEGAGGLLVRFDDGGSTLADVAKLLGAAVLVVVPAGLGTLNTAALTTEALAARDLRCAGLIVGSWPAEPDLAARCNLVDLPESAGVPLLGVLPAGASTLTPEEFRAAAPGWLAPQLGGVWDAEEFTRTEGLG is encoded by the coding sequence ATGGCGGTACTGGCGGTCACGGGGACGGGCACGGAGATCGGGAAGACCGTGGTGACCGCGGCGGTCGCCGCGGCGGCACTGGCGCAGGGGCTGAGCGTCGCCGTTCTCAAACCCGCCCAGACGGGCCTCGCGGAGGGTGAGCCGGGTGACGCGGCCGAGGTCGCGCGGCTGGCCGGCGGGGTCACCGCGGTCGAACTCGCCCGCTACCCCGAGCCGTTGGCGCCCGCGACCGCGGCCCGGCGGGCGGGACTGCACCCGGTGCGTCCGACCGAGATCGCCGAGGCGGCCGCGAAGCTGTCGGCCGTGCACGACGTGGTGCTGATCGAGGGTGCGGGCGGACTGCTGGTGCGCTTCGACGACGGCGGCTCGACGCTGGCCGATGTGGCGAAGCTGCTCGGCGCCGCCGTACTCGTGGTGGTGCCCGCCGGTCTCGGCACGCTCAACACGGCCGCGCTGACGACGGAGGCGCTGGCCGCGCGGGACCTGCGGTGCGCCGGACTCATCGTCGGCAGCTGGCCGGCAGAACCGGACCTGGCGGCCCGCTGCAACCTGGTCGACCTCCCGGAGTCGGCGGGTGTACCGCTGCTCGGTGTGCTCCCGGCCGGTGCGAGCACTCTCACGCCCGAGGAGTTCCGCGCCGCCGCGCCGGGCTGGCTGGCTCCGCAGCTCGGTGGTGTGTGGGACGCGGAGGAGTTCACCCGGACCGAGGGACTCGGCTAG
- a CDS encoding fic family toxin-antitoxin system, toxin component — translation MSLRIDLAWLLMVAEHNTPGDPQVTDWGALLAAVSRHQAEIFGTPVYPDPHDRAAALLQILVHVPALERSNAMFASAVAYAYLVASGLKVTTSPEQVRDLARLVKDGSAGVGRIADELRGWGG, via the coding sequence TTGAGCCTGCGTATCGACCTGGCCTGGCTGCTCATGGTCGCCGAGCACAACACCCCTGGCGACCCACAGGTCACCGACTGGGGCGCGCTGCTCGCGGCGGTGAGCCGGCACCAGGCGGAGATCTTCGGCACCCCCGTCTACCCCGACCCGCACGACCGCGCCGCCGCGCTGCTGCAGATACTCGTGCACGTTCCCGCCCTGGAGCGGTCCAACGCGATGTTCGCCTCGGCGGTCGCGTACGCCTACCTCGTCGCCAGCGGACTCAAGGTCACCACTTCGCCGGAGCAGGTCCGTGATCTGGCCCGGCTGGTCAAGGACGGCTCCGCCGGCGTCGGCCGGATCGCGGACGAGCTGCGCGGCTGGGGCGGATAG
- a CDS encoding adenosylmethionine--8-amino-7-oxononanoate transaminase, with protein sequence MPEPLTAPPAPEALTPDALLALDREHVWHPYGPMPGRQEPLIVASASGVRLRLAAPAEGRTELIDGMASWWSAIHGYNHPVLNEAARGQLGRVSHVMFGGLTHEPAVRLAARLVEITPEPLRHVFLADSGSVSVEVAIKMCLQYWRSLGRPAKQRLLTWRGGYHGDTWQPMSVCDPEGGMHELWSGALPRQVFADAPPSGFDAGPDPRYVAHLRELIGRHADELAAVIVEPVVQGAGGMRFHSPAYLRVLREACDEHDVLLVFDEIATGFGRTGALFAAEHAGVSPDVMCLGKALTGGYLTMAATLCTTRVADGISRGEVPVLAHGPTFMGNPLAAAVACASIDLLLSQDWAGEVKRIEAGLLDGLAPAAALPGVRDVRVLGAIGVVQLDHQVDMAAATRAAVGAGVWLRPFRDLVYIMPPYVTGDEDVARICAAVLAAARAG encoded by the coding sequence ATGCCTGAGCCCCTCACCGCGCCGCCGGCCCCGGAGGCGCTGACTCCCGACGCGCTGCTGGCGCTGGACCGGGAGCACGTCTGGCATCCGTACGGGCCGATGCCCGGCCGTCAGGAGCCGCTGATCGTCGCATCGGCGTCCGGGGTCCGGCTGCGGCTGGCCGCCCCGGCGGAGGGCAGGACCGAGCTGATCGACGGCATGGCGTCCTGGTGGTCGGCGATCCACGGCTACAACCACCCGGTCCTCAACGAGGCGGCGCGCGGCCAGCTCGGCCGGGTCAGCCATGTGATGTTCGGCGGGCTCACCCATGAGCCCGCCGTCCGGCTCGCGGCGCGTTTGGTGGAGATCACCCCGGAGCCGCTGCGCCATGTCTTCCTCGCCGACTCCGGCTCGGTGTCGGTCGAGGTCGCGATCAAGATGTGCCTGCAGTACTGGCGTTCGCTTGGCCGGCCGGCCAAGCAGCGGCTGCTCACCTGGCGCGGCGGTTACCACGGGGACACCTGGCAGCCGATGTCGGTGTGCGACCCCGAAGGCGGGATGCACGAACTGTGGTCGGGGGCGCTCCCCCGGCAGGTCTTCGCCGACGCGCCGCCGTCCGGTTTCGACGCCGGGCCCGACCCGCGCTACGTGGCCCATCTGCGCGAGCTGATCGGCCGTCACGCCGACGAGCTGGCGGCGGTCATCGTCGAGCCGGTGGTGCAGGGCGCCGGCGGGATGCGGTTCCACTCGCCCGCCTATCTGCGGGTGCTGCGCGAGGCGTGCGACGAGCACGACGTGCTGCTGGTCTTCGACGAGATCGCCACCGGCTTCGGCCGCACCGGCGCCCTCTTCGCGGCGGAGCACGCCGGTGTCTCCCCCGACGTGATGTGTCTGGGCAAGGCGCTGACCGGCGGTTATCTGACGATGGCGGCGACGTTGTGCACCACCCGGGTCGCCGACGGCATCTCGCGCGGCGAGGTCCCGGTGCTCGCGCACGGCCCGACGTTCATGGGCAACCCGCTCGCGGCGGCCGTCGCCTGTGCCTCGATCGACCTGCTGCTGTCGCAGGACTGGGCGGGCGAGGTCAAACGCATCGAAGCCGGACTGCTCGACGGACTGGCGCCCGCCGCCGCACTGCCGGGCGTACGGGACGTGCGCGTGCTCGGGGCGATCGGTGTCGTCCAGCTCGACCACCAGGTCGACATGGCCGCGGCCACCCGGGCCGCGGTGGGGGCGGGTGTGTGGCTGCGCCCGTTCCGTGATCTGGTGTACATCATGCCGCCCTACGTCACCGGGGACGAGGACGTGGCGCGGATCTGTGCGGCGGTCCTGGCGGCCGCGCGCGCGGGCTGA
- the dnaE gene encoding DNA polymerase III subunit alpha: protein MSDSFVHLHNHTQFSLLDGAQKLPILFKKIEEEGMPAVAMSDHGNMFGAYEFFQVAKRGPVKPIIGIEAYVAPSSRRNRKPEFWGPGGQRAVSDDGEGSKDVSGGGRFTHMTMWAEHAQGLRNLFRLSSLASFEGFYGKPRMDRELISQHASGIIATTGCPSGEIQTRIRLGQFDAALQAASDFQDMFGRENYFLELMDHGLDLERNVREDLLRIAKELKIPLLATNDSHYVHESEADSHDTLLCVGVGKNKDDPGRFRFNGTGYYIKTAAEMRELFSELPEACDNTLLIAERIQDYDEVFAEVNQMPQFVVPEGEDQESWLRKECMRGLAMRYGDPIPDAVMERFETEMKIIGPMGFSSYFLVVADICKYARDNDVPVGPGRGSATGSIVAYATRITELCPLEHGLLFERFLNPERINPPDVDLDFDDRQRDRMVRYVTEKYGEEYTAQVNTFGTIKAKAAVKDSSRVLGYPFAMGDRITKAMPADVMGKGVPLTGMFDPSHPRYGEAGEIRQMYDNEPDVKRVIDTAKGIEGLVRGTGVHAAAVILSKTPLLDLIPMHRRDKDGVIITGFDYPSCENMGLVKMDFLGLRNLGIIHHALKIVKENRGVDLKTETIPLDDATTYELMARGDTLGVFQLDGGAMRALLKLMEPTRFEDIAAVLALYRPGPMAANAHTNYAHRKNARQEIEPIHPELREALDPILGTTFHLLVYQEQIMAIARELAGYSLGGADLLRRAMGKKKPEVLAAEWEKFHGGMQTNGYSEESIKALWDVMLPFSGYAFNKSHTAGYGLVSYWTAYLKANYPAEYMAALLTSVDDDKDKAAIYLADARKMGVNVLPPDVNESTADFTAVGDDVRFGLKSVRNVGTNVIESLVASRKSKGKYTAFSDFLDKAEITTLNKRAVESLIKAGAFDSLGHTRKGLSAVHEDAIDAIIPVKKAEAYGQDDLFGALDSGDGGGGGGFGLDFKIGEDEWPRKQLLSTEREMLGLYVSAHPLDGAEHILARNRDTSIADLVASGQTQGVVKLAGLITTVERRMTKQGNAWAIVHLADRDANMEICFFPASYQLVQHALIPDTVVAVTGRINDRDGTINIAGQELMELDISSAEYGGKPPVQLFMRAHKLNQPTINELKRILRAHPGDSPVRMRVRGPEKTTVFELGFLVNHETIASDIKGSFGAESWLGVA from the coding sequence GTGTCCGACAGCTTTGTCCACCTGCACAATCACACCCAGTTCTCGCTTCTCGACGGCGCGCAGAAGCTGCCCATCCTCTTCAAGAAGATCGAGGAGGAGGGGATGCCGGCCGTGGCCATGTCGGACCACGGCAACATGTTCGGCGCGTACGAGTTCTTCCAGGTGGCGAAGCGGGGCCCGGTCAAGCCGATCATCGGCATCGAGGCCTATGTGGCGCCGTCCTCGCGGCGCAACCGGAAGCCGGAGTTCTGGGGCCCCGGCGGGCAGCGGGCCGTCTCGGACGACGGCGAGGGCAGCAAGGACGTCAGCGGCGGCGGCCGCTTCACCCATATGACGATGTGGGCCGAGCACGCGCAGGGGCTGCGGAACCTCTTCCGGCTCTCCTCGCTCGCGAGCTTCGAGGGCTTCTACGGCAAGCCCCGTATGGACCGCGAACTGATCTCCCAGCACGCCTCGGGGATCATCGCGACCACGGGCTGCCCCTCGGGCGAGATCCAGACCCGGATCCGGCTCGGCCAGTTCGACGCGGCCCTCCAGGCGGCCTCCGACTTCCAGGACATGTTCGGGCGGGAGAACTACTTCCTGGAGCTGATGGACCACGGCCTGGATCTCGAGCGCAACGTCCGCGAGGACCTGCTCAGGATCGCCAAGGAGCTGAAGATCCCGCTCCTGGCGACCAACGACTCGCACTACGTGCACGAGAGCGAGGCCGACTCGCACGACACGCTGCTGTGCGTCGGCGTCGGCAAGAACAAGGACGACCCGGGCCGCTTCCGGTTCAACGGGACCGGCTACTACATCAAGACCGCGGCCGAGATGCGGGAGCTGTTCTCCGAGCTGCCCGAGGCGTGCGACAACACGCTGCTGATCGCCGAGCGCATCCAGGACTACGACGAGGTCTTCGCCGAGGTCAACCAGATGCCGCAGTTCGTGGTGCCCGAGGGCGAGGACCAGGAGTCCTGGCTGCGCAAGGAGTGCATGCGCGGCCTGGCGATGCGGTACGGCGACCCCATCCCGGACGCCGTCATGGAGCGCTTCGAGACCGAGATGAAGATCATCGGTCCGATGGGGTTCTCCAGCTACTTCCTCGTTGTCGCCGACATCTGCAAGTACGCCCGTGACAACGACGTGCCCGTCGGCCCCGGCCGTGGTTCCGCGACCGGTTCCATCGTCGCGTACGCCACCCGCATCACCGAGCTGTGCCCCCTGGAGCACGGGCTGCTGTTCGAGCGGTTCCTGAACCCCGAGCGCATCAACCCGCCCGACGTCGACCTCGACTTCGACGACCGCCAGCGCGACCGGATGGTGCGCTACGTCACCGAGAAGTACGGGGAGGAGTACACCGCCCAGGTCAACACGTTCGGCACCATCAAGGCCAAGGCCGCGGTCAAGGACTCCTCCCGGGTCCTGGGCTACCCCTTCGCGATGGGCGACCGCATCACCAAGGCGATGCCCGCCGACGTGATGGGCAAGGGCGTCCCGCTCACCGGCATGTTCGACCCGTCGCACCCCCGCTACGGCGAGGCCGGCGAGATCCGGCAGATGTACGACAACGAGCCGGACGTCAAGCGCGTCATCGACACCGCGAAGGGCATCGAGGGCCTGGTCCGCGGCACCGGTGTGCACGCGGCCGCGGTGATCCTCTCGAAGACACCCCTGCTGGACCTGATCCCGATGCACCGCCGGGACAAGGACGGCGTGATCATCACCGGCTTCGACTACCCCAGTTGCGAAAACATGGGGCTGGTCAAGATGGACTTCCTGGGTCTCCGGAACCTGGGCATCATCCATCACGCCCTGAAGATCGTGAAGGAGAACCGGGGGGTCGACCTCAAGACCGAGACCATCCCGCTGGACGACGCCACCACCTACGAACTGATGGCCCGCGGCGACACCCTGGGCGTCTTCCAGCTCGACGGCGGCGCCATGCGCGCCCTGCTGAAGCTGATGGAGCCCACCCGGTTCGAGGACATCGCGGCCGTCCTCGCCCTGTACCGGCCGGGCCCGATGGCCGCCAACGCGCACACCAACTACGCGCACCGCAAGAACGCCCGCCAGGAGATCGAGCCGATCCACCCCGAGCTGCGCGAAGCGCTCGACCCGATCCTCGGCACCACGTTCCATCTGCTCGTGTACCAGGAGCAGATCATGGCCATCGCCCGGGAACTGGCCGGCTACAGCCTCGGCGGCGCCGACCTGCTGCGCCGCGCGATGGGCAAGAAGAAGCCCGAGGTGCTGGCGGCCGAGTGGGAGAAGTTCCACGGCGGCATGCAGACCAACGGCTACAGCGAGGAGTCCATCAAGGCGCTGTGGGACGTCATGCTCCCGTTCTCCGGCTACGCCTTCAACAAGTCGCACACCGCCGGCTACGGACTCGTCTCGTACTGGACCGCCTACCTCAAGGCGAACTACCCCGCGGAGTACATGGCGGCGCTGCTCACCTCGGTGGACGACGACAAGGACAAGGCCGCCATCTACCTGGCCGACGCCCGCAAGATGGGCGTCAACGTGCTGCCGCCGGACGTGAACGAGTCCACCGCGGACTTCACCGCCGTCGGCGACGACGTCCGGTTCGGTCTGAAGTCGGTGCGCAACGTGGGCACCAACGTCATCGAGTCGCTGGTCGCCTCCCGCAAGTCCAAGGGCAAGTACACGGCGTTCAGCGACTTCCTCGACAAGGCCGAGATCACCACGCTCAACAAGCGTGCCGTGGAGTCCCTGATCAAGGCCGGCGCCTTCGACTCGCTCGGACACACCCGCAAGGGGCTTTCCGCGGTCCACGAGGACGCCATCGACGCGATCATCCCGGTCAAGAAGGCCGAGGCGTACGGGCAGGACGACCTGTTCGGCGCGCTCGACAGCGGTGACGGCGGCGGTGGCGGCGGCTTCGGTCTGGACTTCAAGATCGGCGAGGACGAGTGGCCGCGCAAGCAGCTGCTGTCGACCGAGCGCGAGATGCTGGGCCTGTACGTCTCGGCGCACCCGCTGGACGGGGCCGAGCACATCCTCGCCCGCAACCGTGACACCTCCATCGCCGATCTGGTCGCCTCCGGGCAGACCCAGGGCGTGGTGAAGCTCGCGGGGCTGATCACCACCGTCGAGCGGCGGATGACGAAGCAGGGCAACGCGTGGGCGATCGTGCACCTCGCCGACCGTGACGCGAACATGGAGATCTGCTTCTTCCCCGCCTCCTACCAGCTGGTGCAGCACGCGCTGATCCCGGACACCGTGGTCGCGGTGACCGGACGGATCAACGACCGCGACGGAACGATCAACATCGCCGGCCAGGAACTGATGGAGCTGGACATCTCGTCCGCCGAGTACGGCGGCAAGCCCCCCGTCCAGCTGTTCATGCGGGCCCACAAGCTCAACCAGCCGACGATCAACGAGCTCAAGCGGATCCTGCGCGCCCACCCGGGCGACAGCCCGGTGCGCATGCGGGTCCGCGGGCCGGAGAAGACCACGGTCTTCGAGCTGGGATTCCTGGTGAACCACGAGACCATCGCCTCCGACATCAAGGGCTCCTTCGGCGCCGAGAGCTGGCTGGGCGTGGCATGA
- the bioB gene encoding biotin synthase BioB, which produces MDLLNTLVDKGLRRELPTRDEALAVLATSDDDLLDVVTAAGKVRRQWFGRRVKLNYLVNLKSGLCPEDCSYCSQRLGSTAGILKYTWLKPDEAAAAATAGVAGGAKRVCLVASGRGPTDRDVDRVSRTIEAIKEQNEGIEVCACLGLLSAGQADRLRDAGADAYNHNLNTSEATYEGITTTHTYADRVDTVQQAQAAGLSACSGLIAGMGETDADLVDVVFALRELDPDSVPVNFLIPFEGTPLAEEWNLTPQRALRILAMVRFVCPDVEVRLAGGREVHLRTLQPLALHLVNSIFLGDYLTSEGQAGQADLDMIADAGFEVEGAGTVTLPQHRADVAHAGGGCGSHEAGGGCGSQSEDAGCGSHADGGGCGPCGGAAQSAPEPVAEPAGAPAQEPVPAGAARTGLVAVRRRGAGTDLPPNA; this is translated from the coding sequence ATGGATCTGCTGAACACGCTGGTGGACAAGGGGCTGCGCCGAGAGCTGCCCACCCGGGATGAGGCGCTTGCCGTACTGGCGACCTCCGACGATGACCTGCTCGATGTGGTGACCGCGGCCGGCAAGGTGCGGCGCCAGTGGTTCGGGCGCCGTGTGAAGCTCAACTACCTGGTCAACCTCAAGTCCGGGCTGTGCCCGGAGGACTGCTCGTACTGCTCGCAGCGGCTCGGCTCCACGGCCGGGATCCTGAAGTACACCTGGCTCAAGCCGGACGAGGCGGCGGCCGCCGCGACGGCCGGTGTCGCGGGCGGGGCCAAGCGGGTGTGCCTGGTCGCCAGCGGGCGCGGTCCCACGGACCGCGATGTGGACCGGGTCTCCCGGACCATCGAGGCGATCAAGGAGCAGAACGAGGGCATCGAGGTCTGTGCGTGCCTGGGCCTGCTCTCCGCCGGGCAGGCGGACCGGCTGCGCGATGCCGGCGCGGACGCGTACAACCACAACCTGAACACCTCCGAGGCGACGTACGAGGGCATCACCACCACGCACACGTACGCCGACCGGGTGGACACCGTGCAGCAGGCGCAGGCCGCCGGGCTGTCCGCGTGCTCCGGTCTGATCGCGGGCATGGGCGAGACCGACGCCGACCTCGTGGACGTGGTCTTCGCGCTGCGCGAGCTGGACCCGGACTCGGTGCCGGTCAACTTCCTCATCCCGTTCGAGGGCACCCCGCTGGCCGAGGAGTGGAACCTCACCCCGCAGCGCGCCCTGCGGATCCTGGCGATGGTGCGGTTCGTCTGCCCCGACGTGGAGGTCCGGCTCGCCGGCGGCCGCGAGGTGCACCTGCGCACCCTGCAGCCGCTCGCGCTGCACCTGGTGAACTCGATCTTCCTGGGCGACTATCTGACCAGCGAGGGCCAGGCCGGCCAGGCCGACCTCGACATGATCGCCGACGCCGGCTTCGAGGTGGAGGGTGCGGGTACGGTCACCCTCCCGCAGCACCGCGCGGACGTGGCGCACGCCGGCGGCGGCTGCGGCTCGCACGAAGCGGGTGGCGGCTGTGGCTCCCAGAGCGAGGACGCGGGCTGCGGTTCGCACGCCGACGGCGGGGGCTGCGGTCCCTGTGGCGGCGCTGCGCAGAGCGCGCCCGAGCCGGTGGCGGAGCCCGCGGGCGCACCGGCCCAGGAGCCCGTCCCGGCGGGTGCCGCCCGCACCGGGCTGGTCGCCGTCCGCCGGCGGGGCGCGGGAACGGACCTGCCGCCCAATGCCTGA
- a CDS encoding antitoxin yields MAKTQLNVRVEESTAETARDRASRRGISVNRYIEELVQQDAGERGRTFVEAAADFMKSYESVFAEEFGTEHEGSR; encoded by the coding sequence ATGGCCAAGACCCAGTTGAACGTGCGGGTGGAAGAGTCCACCGCCGAAACGGCCCGGGACCGGGCTTCGCGCCGGGGCATCAGCGTGAACCGGTACATCGAAGAGCTCGTCCAGCAGGACGCGGGTGAACGCGGACGCACCTTCGTCGAGGCCGCGGCCGACTTCATGAAGAGCTATGAGTCGGTGTTCGCGGAGGAGTTCGGCACGGAGCACGAAGGCAGCCGTTGA